GAAGTGGCAAAACCCGGGCGCGCCGCACGTCTTGCTCCGCTATTACTGTTGCTGCTCATCATCTTGAGTCTGCTTTGGTATTTTGCGGCCGACCGCATTACGCCTTATTCATCGCAGGCGCGAGTCCAGGCATTCGTCATCCCGGTGGCGCCTGAAGTGGCCGGAATCGTCAAAAAAGTGTTGGTGAAAGACAACGACGACGTACAAAAAAATCAGCCCTTATTTGAAATTGACCCGGGCGAATATCAAATCGCGCTGGATCGCGCCAAGTCTGATTACGAGTCGGCGCGCAAAGGCGTTTCCGCCGCCGCTGCGGGCGTTGACTCAGCCAAAGCCTCATTGCGGGCCGCGCAAGCCAACCAGCTCCAGGCCGAGCAAGACGCGCATCGCCAGGAAACCTTATACGCCGAAGATCCGGGCGCCATTTCGGTCCGTCGGCTGGAAACAGCCCAGGCGGCACGCGAACAGGCCAGAGCCAAAACCGTTGCCGCAGCCGCCGAAGTGGTGCGGGCACAGGAAAGCATGGGTGGTGAAGAAAGCGTCAATGCCAAGATCGCCAGCGCGCGTTCAGCCGTCGCCAAAGCCGAACTAGACATGAAGCAAACCACGGTCTTTGCCCCATCGCGCGGTTTGGTCACGGACTTGCGTGCCGACGTGGGCCAGTTCGCCCAGGCGGGCGCGGCAACCATGACGCTGATCGCCAT
This genomic interval from Silvimonas soli contains the following:
- a CDS encoding HlyD family secretion protein; its protein translation is MSDSSPSQDTAPAAPAPPVIEVAKPGRAARLAPLLLLLLIILSLLWYFAADRITPYSSQARVQAFVIPVAPEVAGIVKKVLVKDNDDVQKNQPLFEIDPGEYQIALDRAKSDYESARKGVSAAAAGVDSAKASLRAAQANQLQAEQDAHRQETLYAEDPGAISVRRLETAQAAREQARAKTVAAAAEVVRAQESMGGEESVNAKIASARSAVAKAELDMKQTTVFAPSRGLVTDLRADVGQFAQAGAATMTLIAIHDLWISAEMTENNLGNVKVGDAVGIVLDVMPGEVLKGRVRSIGNGVSSGKSTPAGSLPTIENNRDWLRQAQRFPVAIEFLPEELKRIHGMRVGGQADVMIFTGERGLLSGLGSIYLSLMSKLSYVY